Proteins encoded within one genomic window of Platichthys flesus chromosome 17, fPlaFle2.1, whole genome shotgun sequence:
- the LOC133972465 gene encoding zinc finger protein 585B-like: MSKIQMLQLLITQRLSAAAEEIFRVFGRTIAEYEEEISRSKLEIDRQRRLLDLSRKPRVAVQLSGGALCEQQDWRFSVDLNEMKSPQIKEEDEESWSTQQEETQQTMEQNDVKLFQSDGTEEEVNNHTTSSMFQRQEEEEEEEEEEDPRPGTSVEDENLSLTQPELDAPLSEVVDSYICTICGRAFAQRGHWAKHVQVHRNVESKVDKSYTCDICGKRLTRFDGYQKHLRIHTGEKPYCCDECGRRFSDNSNYKRHIRTHAGAIQKRSLYSNLETEN; encoded by the exons ATGTCGAAGATCCAGATGTTGCAGCTGCTCATCACGCAGCGACTCAGCGCGGCCGCGGAGGAAATCTTCCGAGTGTTCGGGAGAACCATCGCGGAGTACGAGGAGGAGATCTCCCGCTCCAAGCTGGAGATCGaccgccagaggaggctgctggatcTGAGCAGGAAGCCCCGGGTCGCGGTGCAGCTCAGCGGCGGAG ctctttGTGAGCAGCAGGACTGGAGGTTCAGTGTCGACCTGAACGAGATGAAGTCTCCTCAGATcaaagaggaggacgaggagtcGTGGTCCACTcagcaggaggagacgcagcagaCGATGGAGCAGAATGACGTGAAGCTGTTCCAGAGTGACGGAACCGAGGAGGAGGTCAACAACCACACGACTTCGTCAATGTtccagagacaggaggaggaggaggaggaggaggaggaggaggaccctCGGCCAGGGACGTCAGTAGAGGACGAAAATCTGAGCTTGACTCAGCCGGAGCTGGACGCTCCTCTGTCTGAGGTGGTGGACTCGTACATCTGCACCATCTGTGGCCGTGCGTTCGCTCAGCGCGGCCACTGGGCCAAACACGTGCAGGTGCACCGGAACGTCGAGAGCAAAGTGGACAAGTCGTACACGTGTGACATTTGCGGGAAGAGGCTAACGCGGTTCGACGGTTATCAGAAGCACCTGAGGATCCACACGGGCGAGAAGCCGTACTGCTGCGACGAGTGCGGCCGCAGGTTCAGCGACAACTCCAACTACAAGCGACACATTCGCACACACGCTGGAGCGATTCAGAAGAGAAGCCTTTATTCAAACCTGGAGACTGAAAACTGA
- the LOC133972464 gene encoding semaphorin-6D-like: MSPFDWSSPWRPLPLMPLLILTSCFLSEAASSTNFPKDLEPINVVVSDQSHHYPSFQGLLQDNETLRLGLDFQRMLRLNHMLYIAARDHVFAVNLTMAADQLIPQLKLTWKSKDVSKCTVRGKNSDECYNYVKVLVPRNDETLFTCGTNAFLPTCRNYKMTSLDQVGEDVLGQARCPFESHQSNVGLFAGGDFYSATMTDFLASDAVIYRSLGDDRAVLRTVKYDSKWLREPHFLHAIDYGNYVYFFLSEMAVENTALGKVVFSRVARVCKNDNGGSPRVLERYWTSFLKARLNCSVPGDSFFYFDVLQSLTNVLQINQRPVVVGVFTTQANSIPGSAVCAFYMDDIEKVFNGKFKEQKTSDSSWTPVPDEQVPRPRPGVCAGDGSAAEYKSSVQFPDETLTFIKSYPLMDEAVPSLNDRPCFTRTSSRSKLTQIVVDVLAGPFKDRTVMFLGSDDGRVLKVLASLHPNDSFGSKLLEDIDVYNPSKCNVQGQEDRRVLGLELDKEHHALFVAFSSCVIRTPLSRCPQHGSCKKACLASRDPYCIWLRTGSCANMALGFKSGFEQDVEGDHALLGDGCHGDIFVMTRNQESGVDSAFGVHRLPDMDQRAAAHVHYTLLIACVLVAFFLGAILSGFMMSCYCGRSAAHRARRLGKDSEMSLPHALSLRSLAKLNGLLERAPKEDKLDVSTPKMDSCFIPTGHRGLSLGDPELNVSQVTTSLQSLSETEGELSGLPTPGSSPQLPIKSMKALQQHQHEKNQYLNNTMAKNLQTGSSPGFMAVVGNSFAPYSHHHGNSLSNGAAHGTSSTSLHLPEEREILNEGRVVTARGGGGGGEGRSGGGVYHHHHSQLSLAQAAANVSALDELLKHIHEVSASGTGGIKVLTSISSSSLLPGPSASGGQHHPVEQGHLTHHSHHHSNHHSINSSRGGCRHHQQKIPEPECAGYSSTTTLPRDALPKRLDAPSQNSASSSSFSSSSSNNPPSSKSIPSASSFATSSSSSSTPLQPKGIPERLGVSSVSVARHHSQRHSLIKMGSGGVAVPRHHSFNQRGVQHAHFLARMNTNSSSNGPPARIHCESQRPLVASSCLTRQHSYTDGPHVQRAAIVRRTASLKPQVPPKPSFLPNTAASATEEGKYNY, from the exons ATGTCCCCATTTGACTGGTCATCACCATGGCGACCACTGCCCCTGATGCCGCTGCTcatcctcacttcctgtttcctgtccgAGGCAGCTTCGTCTACGAACTTCCCCAAAGACCTGGAGCCGATTAACGTGGTGGTCTCGGATC agtcACATCATTATCCCAGTTTTCAGGGTTTACTTCAGGACAACGAGACGCTGCGTCTGGGCCTCGACTTTCAGAGGATGTTACGCCTCAACCACATGTTGTACATCGCTGccag GGATCACGTGTTTGCGGTGAATCTGACGATGGCAGCGGACCAGTTGATTCCTCAGCTG AAGCTGACTTGGAAATCTAAAGACGTGAGCAAGTGTACGGTGCGAGGGAAGAACAGC gacGAATGTTACAACTACGTTAAAGTTCTGGTGCCAAGAAACGATGAAACACTTTTCACCTGCGGGACCAACGCTTTCCTCCCCACCTGTCGAAACTACaag ATGACGTCGTTGGACCAGGTGGGGGAGGATGTGCTGGGACAGGCCCGCTGTCCCTTCGAGTCTCATCAGTCCAACGTGGGACTGTTCGCAG GGGGCGACTTCTACTCGGCCACCATGACGGACTTCCTGGCGAGCGATGCCGTCATCTACAGGAGCCTGGGGGACGACCGAGCCGTCCTCAGGACCGTCAAGTACGACTCCAAGTGGCTCCGag AGCCTCACTTCCTGCACGCCATTGACTATGGAAACTATGTCTACTTCTTCCTGAGTGAGATGGCGGTGGAGAACACGGCTCTGGGAAAG GTGGTGTTTTCTCGTGTTGCTCGTGTTTGTAAGAACGATAACGGAGGATCGCCCCGAGTTCTGGAGCGATACTGGACGTCCTTCCTCAAG gctCGTCTGAACTGTTCGGTTCCTGGAGATTCGTTCTTCTACTTCGACGTTCTTCAGTCTCTCACCAACGTTCTGCAGATCAACCAGAGACCTGTTGTGGTTGGAGTCTTCACCACTCAAGccaacag TATCCCTGGATCTGCAGTTTGTGCGTTTTACATGGACGATATCGAGAAAGTCTTCAATGGAAAATTCAAGGAGCAGAAGACCAGCGACTCGTCCTGGACACCGGTTCCTGATGAGCAGGTTCCCAGACCGAG acctggtgtgtgtgcaggcgATGGTTCGGCTGCAGAATACAAGTCGTCTGTTCAGTTTCCCGATGAGACGCTAACTTTCATCAAGTCGTATCCTCTGATGGACGAGGCGGTTCCCTCACTCAACGACCGGCCTTGCTTCACCCGCACGTCCAGCAG gTCCAAGTTGACTCAGATCGTTGTCGATGTTTTGGCCGGTCCCTTCAAAGACCGCACTGTCATGTTCCTCGGCTCAGACGACGGACGAGTCCTCAAGGTTCTGGCGAGCCTTCATCCCAACGACAGCTTCGGCTCCAAGCTGCTGGAAGACATCGACGTTTACAACCCGTCCAA GTGTAACGTTCAGGgtcaggaggacaggagggttCTGGGACTGGAGCTGGATAAAGAGCATCATGCTTTGTTCGTCGCCTTCAGCAGCTGTGTGATCCGAACGCCGCTGAGTCGCTGTCCTCAACACGGGTCGTGTAAAAA AGCCTGTCTGGCCTCTcgtgacccatactgcatctgGCTGCGGACCGGGAGCTGTGCCAACATGGCGCTGGGTTTCAA GTCGGGGTTTGAGCAGGACGTCGAGGGCGACCACGCGCTCCTCGGTGACGGCTGCCATG GTGACATTTTCGTTATGACACGAAACCAAGAGTCCGGAGTTGACTCCGCCTTCG GTGTTCATCGTCTTCCAGATATGGATCAACGCGCCGCAGCTCACGTCCACTATACGCTCCTGATCGCTTGCGTGTTGGTGGCTTTCTTCTTGGGGGCCATCTTGTCAGGCTTTATGATGTCATGCTACTGCGGACGCAGTGCTGCTCACCGGGCGCGGCGTCTGGGAAAAGACTCTGAGATGTCACTGCCTCACGCTCTGTCGCTGCGATCTCTCGCCAAGCTCAACGGTCTGCTGGAGCGAGCGCCGAAG GAAGACAAACTGGATGTGTCAACTCCAAAGATGGACAGCTGCTTTATCCCGACCGGACACCGAGGCCTGTCGCTGGGAGACCCTGAGCTCAACGTGTCGCAG GTAACAACTTCTCTTCAGTCTTTGTCGGAGACGGAGGGTGAGCTGTCCGGTCTGCCCACCCCAGGCTCCTCCCCCCAGCTGCCCATCAAGAGCATGaaggctctgcagcagcatcagcacgAGAAGAACCAATACCTCAACAACACAATGGCCAAAAACCTGCAGACCGGATCCAGTCCGGGTTTCATGGCCGTCGTCGGAAACTCGTTCGCACCCTACTCacatcaccatggcaacagtctgAGCAATGGAGCAGCCCACGGAACTTCATCGACTTCACTGCACCtccctgaggagagagagatcttGAATGAGGGGCGAGTTGTGACAGcaagaggtggaggtgggggaggagagggaagatcTGGAGGCGGAGTCTACCATCATCACCATTCGCAGCTGTCTCTTGCGCAGGCGGCGGCGAACGTGTCGGCGCTCGACGAGCTGCTCAAACACATCCACGAGGTCAGTGCGTCGGGCACCGGGGGCATCAAGGTCCTCACCTCCATCTCCTCGTCCTCGCTGCTTCCGGGGCCGTCGGCCTCGGGGGGGCAACATCATCCCGTTGAGCAGGGTCACCTGACCCACCACAGCCATCACCATAGCAACCACCACAGCATCAACAGCAGCCGTGGAGGTTGTCGTCACCACCAGCAGAAGATCCCAGAGCCTGAATGCGCCGGGTACAGCAGCACCACCACGCTGCCGAGGGACGCCCTTCCCAAACGTTTGGACGCACCCTCCCAAaattctgcctcctcctcttctttctcctcttcatcctctaacAATCCTCCTTCCTCCAAATCCATTCCTTCGGCCTCCTCCTTcgccacctcctcttcttcctcctccacaccgcTCCAGCCAAAGGGGATCCCAGAGAGACTTGGAGTAAGCAGTGTCTCTGTGGCACGCCACCACTCCCAACGCCACTCGCTAATCAAAATGGGCAGTGGGGGAGTTGCTGTTCCCCGTCACCACAGCTTCAACCAGCGGGGGGTGCAGCATGCTCACTTTCTAGCCAGGATGaacaccaacagcagcagcaatggCCCCCCGGCCAGAATCCACTGCGAGAGCCAGCGGCCGTTGGTCGCCAGCAGCTGCCTGACGCGGCAGCACAGTTACACCGACGGGCCACACGTGCAGCGGGCGGCGATCGTCCGGAGAACGGCTTCGCTCAAACCTCAAGTCCCGCCTAAACCCTCGTTCCTGCCAAACACAGCGGCCTCAGCAACAGAGGAGGGAAAATACAACTACTGA
- the LOC133972718 gene encoding saxitoxin and tetrodotoxin-binding protein 1-like: MNLWLSSHFLVVGLFVCSAAPTPEECSQLVSPLSEDIGSKMLGSWNVLACYTQGELFHHILKITESSRVKITNSSDGGVEYSEHSKMKGQCFSSVAHMKIHGDTTTVSMLNITSVLHVLSSSDDFLVFNVNSTIGNLDQILNFMNISISGVEGTTVHSVYLMGRETRVEDSDLERFKRQASCLGFSREPDFLHDLKNDFCTEGESVKLMF; the protein is encoded by the exons ATGAATCTGTGGCTCAGCTCTCACTTCCTggttgtgggtttgtttgtgtgcagcgcAGCGCCGACACCTGAGGAATGTTCACAGCTGGTCTCACCGCTGTCTGAGGACATCGGCTCCAAG ATGTTAGGCAGCTGGAACGTTCTGGCTTGTTACACTCAAGGTGAATTATTCCACCACATCCTGAAGATCACAGAAAGCTCAAGGGTGAAAATCACAAACAGCAGCGATGGTGGAGTTGAATATTCTGAGCACAGCAAGAT GAAAGGACAATGCTTCAGCTCGGTGGCACACATGAAGATCCACGGTGACACGACAACGGTGTCGA tgctGAACATCACGTCTGTGCTCCACGTGTTATCGAGCAGTGACGACTTTCTGGTCTTCAACGTGAACAGCACCATCGGGAACCTGGATCAGATTCTGAACTTCATGAACATCAGCATCTCTGGAGTCGAGGGGACCACGGTCCACTCTGTGTATCTGATGG gcCGGGAGACGAGGGTGGAGGACTCGGACCTGGAGCGGTTCAAGCGTCAGGCGAGCTGCCTGGGCTTCTCCAGAGAACCAGACTTTCTCCACGACCTGAAGAATG ACTTCTGCACCGAGGGAGAATCCGTCAAGCTGATGTTCTGA
- the LOC133972717 gene encoding saxitoxin and tetrodotoxin-binding protein 1-like — MTCVEKLLLVLVVALGSNAAAVVEECDGLKKPLPADDLHQIFGDWVLVWATTDIPEGWSIYPNITSSHVELRLHADNKTIEFNERNFHADNSCSNYILNMSSDPAGPSDRHTLKSLAATVEKDGVVQPYNDTGDLDLYESCSDCLVVIYTNKEGRFLMIYRREGHHSDVDQLKASHTEHKKQAQCFGFLGDQEFFYDGVRDFCHKKSSGELKVES; from the exons ATGACTTGTgttgagaagctgctgctggtgctggtggtggcgTTGGGTTCCAACGCGGCCGCGGTGGTGGAGGAATGTGACGGGCTGAAGAAGCCGCTGCCGGCAGACGACCTGCACCAG atctTTGGGGACTGGGTTCTGGTCTGGGCCACCACTGATATTCCTGAAGGTTGGAGCATCTATCCCAACATCACCAGCTCCCACGTCGAGCTGCGACTCCATGCTGACAACAAAACCATTGAGTTCAACGAGAGGAACTTCCACGC TGATAACTCATGTTCCAACTACATCCTCAACATGTCGTCGGACCCTGCTGGGCCCTCCGACCGCCACACACTGAAAAGCCTCGCCGCCA cggtGGAGAAGGATGGAGTTGTGCAACCTTACAATGACACAGGGGACCTGGATTTGTACGAGAGCTGCTCAGACTGTCTGGTCGTGATCTACACAAACAAAGAAGGACGCTTCCTGATGATctaca ggaggGAGGGTCATCACTCAGATGTTGATCAGTTGAAAGCTTCTCACACTGAACACAAGAAACAAGCCCAGTGTTTTGGATTCCTTGGCGACCAAGAGTTCTTCTACGACGGAGTCAGAG ATTTCTGTCATAAGAAATCCTCTGGAGAGCTGAAGGTTGAATCCTGA